A window of the Streptomyces sp. NBC_00454 genome harbors these coding sequences:
- a CDS encoding nuclear transport factor 2 family protein — MFNEPDPDRRAAVIAENCAEDVVWHEPDRINRGRTDFVSRAAELLAEKPDWVFRPAGTPSELDDIGHLGFQYGPADGQPTAVNGMDIARTTDGVIVELYTIVTEIRQPLDRSRSPERRPLGQQGR; from the coding sequence GTGTTCAACGAGCCCGACCCGGACCGCCGGGCCGCGGTCATCGCCGAGAACTGCGCCGAAGACGTCGTGTGGCACGAACCGGACCGCATCAATCGTGGGCGCACGGACTTCGTGAGCCGCGCCGCAGAGTTGCTCGCCGAGAAACCGGACTGGGTCTTCCGACCCGCGGGCACCCCGTCGGAGCTCGACGACATCGGCCACCTCGGCTTCCAGTACGGCCCTGCCGACGGTCAACCAACGGCGGTCAACGGCATGGACATCGCCCGCACCACAGACGGCGTCATCGTCGAGCTCTACACGATCGTCACGGAGATCCGTCAGCCACTCGACCGGAGCCGAAGCCCTGAGCGGAGGCCCCTCGGTCAGCAGGGCCGGTAG
- a CDS encoding dihydrofolate reductase family protein, with translation MAQLLRVQNFNVSSDGIGAGADQTLERPFGHVDPERLFSWAGATASWPMRSDPGGSRGLDDYLTRDYARNIGAEIMGRNKFGPQRGPWKDHDWHGWWGAEPPFHTPVFVMTHHKRPSFTLSDTTFHFVDGDPAAVLELAREAAQGKDVRLGGGATTIREFLDADLVDTMHVAVSPVKLGSGVRLWESPDELLDRFHLDVVPSPSGVTHHLFWRK, from the coding sequence GTGGCTCAGCTGCTGAGAGTCCAGAACTTCAACGTCTCGAGTGACGGGATCGGTGCCGGTGCGGACCAGACCCTCGAGAGGCCATTCGGTCATGTCGATCCCGAGAGGCTGTTCTCCTGGGCCGGCGCCACCGCGAGCTGGCCCATGCGCAGCGACCCCGGCGGGAGCCGGGGCCTCGACGACTACCTCACGCGAGACTACGCACGTAACATCGGCGCCGAGATCATGGGCCGCAACAAATTCGGGCCCCAGCGCGGGCCCTGGAAAGACCACGACTGGCACGGCTGGTGGGGTGCCGAGCCCCCGTTCCACACCCCGGTGTTCGTGATGACCCACCACAAGCGTCCTTCGTTCACGCTCTCCGACACCACGTTCCACTTCGTCGACGGCGACCCGGCCGCGGTCCTCGAACTGGCACGGGAAGCGGCGCAGGGCAAGGACGTCCGGCTCGGCGGCGGGGCCACCACCATCCGGGAGTTCCTTGACGCCGACCTCGTCGACACCATGCACGTGGCGGTCTCACCGGTGAAGCTCGGGTCCGGAGTACGTCTCTGGGAGTCACCCGATGAGCTGCTCGACCGGTTCCACCTCGATGTCGTGCCCAGCCCCAGCGGTGTGACGCACCACCTGTTCTGGCGAAAATGA
- a CDS encoding nuclear transport factor 2 family protein, translating into MNAETLDPIERLLAERACERLVVEFVHRLDLGDPGSVADLFTQDGTWEWPAGDRRIAGHDALRIYFGNRPADRLSRRICTNILVTVTSADTATATTYFTTYRVDGYSEGLVPPRPPVQVGHYEDTFCKRDDTWLLTTRTLFLSFAGPTERLDGPGQS; encoded by the coding sequence ATGAATGCTGAAACTCTTGACCCGATCGAGCGCCTGCTCGCAGAGCGGGCTTGTGAGCGGCTGGTCGTCGAGTTCGTCCACCGGCTCGACCTCGGGGACCCGGGCTCGGTGGCCGACCTCTTCACGCAGGACGGCACCTGGGAATGGCCCGCCGGCGACCGCCGCATTGCGGGTCACGACGCCCTGCGCATCTACTTCGGCAACCGGCCCGCAGACCGACTGTCGCGCCGTATATGCACCAACATCCTGGTTACCGTGACCTCTGCGGACACCGCCACCGCCACCACCTACTTCACCACGTACCGTGTCGACGGCTACAGCGAGGGCCTCGTACCGCCGCGGCCCCCGGTTCAGGTGGGGCACTACGAAGACACGTTCTGCAAGCGGGACGACACCTGGCTCCTCACCACCCGGACTCTCTTCCTCTCCTTCGCCGGTCCCACGGAACGCCTCGACGGGCCCGGCCAGTCATGA
- a CDS encoding FDLD family class I lanthipeptide: MSNAFNLDARVSSTGGQDPQVQQATPTVAISIASRVGCKKAINWTIKRTIAMTTACASQRTKGKC, translated from the coding sequence GTGAGCAATGCCTTTAATCTTGACGCCCGCGTATCGTCCACTGGCGGTCAGGACCCGCAGGTGCAGCAGGCCACCCCGACGGTGGCTATCAGCATTGCCAGCCGAGTCGGATGCAAGAAGGCGATCAACTGGACCATCAAGCGGACCATCGCGATGACGACCGCTTGCGCCTCGCAGCGCACCAAGGGGAAGTGCTGA
- a CDS encoding lanthionine synthetase C family protein codes for MSLMTPEQVAESVRSAASQSPGAILWTGPSLSGGYAGLALMHLQAAGEGADEADPETAFQFLRAAFRATRDEPLNYPGLFDGTTGLALAMSECVQLEPRFQSSLDSLHEQLADQVLRMEWPKAEGGVSDHHYDLISGAAGILPYLSRIPNPSPRISAATEYALDYLVWLASAPSRKGMSNRWFIAPAHYFSADDLIGYPYGYLDTGMAHGIAGVVTALAAAWSAGVRRPGHREALELAAAWLIALGETRSGRPQTPRRVAVSVEGAERPDFAEPDATAWCYGSPGMATALLIAAEALRDQGMRVQACAVFERALTSGLDPQVASSPTMCHGLGGIVAMCQEFATAGSRTAAAALPRLVEDLLALSEPETPSVFRDRPKSGGAVGDPGLLTGAAGVAMTLQSVSGGVRSSWSQTLFSR; via the coding sequence ATGTCCCTGATGACTCCGGAGCAGGTGGCCGAGTCCGTCCGCTCGGCCGCAAGTCAATCTCCTGGTGCAATTCTGTGGACTGGTCCGTCACTGAGTGGCGGCTATGCGGGGCTGGCCCTGATGCATCTGCAGGCCGCAGGCGAAGGAGCCGACGAAGCGGACCCCGAGACGGCCTTTCAGTTCCTTCGGGCGGCTTTCCGTGCCACCCGTGATGAACCGCTGAATTATCCGGGGCTGTTTGACGGAACCACCGGATTGGCCTTGGCCATGAGCGAGTGTGTCCAGCTGGAGCCCCGGTTTCAGTCGAGCCTGGACTCCCTCCATGAACAGTTGGCCGATCAGGTGCTGCGGATGGAGTGGCCAAAGGCTGAAGGCGGTGTTTCGGACCACCACTACGACTTGATCTCTGGTGCGGCTGGAATTCTCCCATATCTCAGCCGGATACCGAATCCCAGTCCGCGTATCTCTGCGGCGACCGAATACGCACTCGACTATCTTGTCTGGCTGGCCAGTGCACCCTCGCGCAAGGGGATGTCGAACCGATGGTTCATCGCACCCGCGCACTACTTCTCCGCTGATGACCTGATCGGCTATCCATACGGATATCTCGACACCGGCATGGCGCACGGGATAGCCGGCGTGGTTACGGCTCTGGCCGCGGCGTGGAGCGCTGGGGTCCGGCGCCCCGGTCACCGCGAGGCCCTCGAGCTCGCCGCTGCCTGGCTCATCGCACTGGGTGAGACCCGTTCGGGCCGCCCGCAGACGCCCCGTCGGGTGGCCGTATCGGTGGAGGGAGCCGAGCGGCCGGACTTCGCCGAGCCGGACGCGACAGCTTGGTGCTACGGGTCTCCGGGGATGGCGACGGCACTGCTGATCGCCGCCGAAGCCCTCCGGGACCAAGGTATGCGCGTGCAGGCATGTGCGGTGTTCGAGCGGGCGCTCACCAGTGGCTTGGACCCACAGGTGGCCTCTTCGCCGACGATGTGCCACGGCCTGGGGGGAATCGTCGCGATGTGCCAGGAGTTCGCGACAGCAGGCAGTCGGACCGCCGCGGCAGCGCTTCCCCGTCTGGTCGAAGACCTACTGGCCTTGAGTGAACCAGAGACGCCATCGGTCTTTCGGGACCGTCCGAAATCAGGCGGCGCAGTGGGCGACCCGGGCCTGCTCACCGGAGCGGCGGGCGTGGCCATGACCTTGCAGAGCGTCAGCGGGGGCGTCAGATCTTCCTGGTCGCAGACGTTGTTCTCGCGATGA
- a CDS encoding lantibiotic dehydratase, producing MDPLVAHTRTQLRALVGTDQVQHALTAAGSSLVDGLSRLSETVQPASGSAGKEAEKKIGRIYGGALRYITRMSTRPTPFGVFSGIGLGEFAGRTTARLGAEALAEQRVRPDMGWLLALIKQVEEDSTLLPELRVVVNALAYPAGERLVLPCSDVYGQEDRRAARVRASTAVSAVLELAATPLPYRSLMAGLNERFPEVGLSQVEAFLRELVGLNFLISDLRPPVTLARPEEHVLDRLAEVPAASTLAMRLREVSMLGKKMTRGDTATLRELRAKQRELVAGRDRQPFQLDARLDLPEKCLNERVAIEVADAVGCLSMLSQAAGGDYHHLAQYHSAFLERYGTDVMVPVLEVLSPEGGLDAPEGYTRPPRAFPLPDVPQPDGSARSRVLMALAARAWRNGDSEVELTDDLLAELTADAADTGRTLPAAPAIDAYVQLQAADPSSLDAGRWRAVLNTDGLAMGGRTFGRFFDLLGADGVTKLREYALAREALEPDVVHAEVAYLPPDGRSGNVTVRPGLHQYEIPVNVTPSVEADDVINLSDVFVYATDEGLRLYSARLGRELVAVQNHMLAPFAAPNVCRFMLEVSQSRWSSPAGFDWGPVEGAPFLPRVTRGKVVLRPAEWTLPPAAPDRANPRSLHTTQDVARWRADWAVPRHVYLADHDNRLLLDLDHPLCVKELLSELRSATGTVSIQEMLPGLEELWLRDEDGRGYLSEVVIPLITRAAAVRPAPEQVPARLMVSTEPATDRHLPGSRWSFLKLYAAKDVHDEIVVNHLRKFVTELRTTGEADRWFYIRYADPMPHLRIRIRAGSDQGAGRVLTRLMEWGRDLVERGIASDLQVAAYHPEIGRYGGPAAFDPIERLFEAGSDLSSELLSMLWHKSIDADPDLVTIAAVDALYAQWGLDVPQRLAATHTPLEDLAARDRYRAQRDYLCTLLQPESRRPHARGRAHHGLLAPVFARHAAAAARAASAVAEAEAAGVLRGSRDSILSSLAHMQVNRLMPIDRAAEERCYLVWRQTLRCLRGRPA from the coding sequence GTGGACCCCCTGGTCGCCCACACCCGGACCCAACTGCGGGCTCTCGTTGGTACCGACCAGGTCCAGCATGCTCTGACGGCCGCCGGGAGCAGCCTCGTTGACGGGCTGAGCAGGCTCAGCGAAACGGTCCAGCCCGCAAGTGGTTCAGCGGGCAAGGAGGCGGAGAAGAAGATCGGTCGGATTTACGGTGGGGCCCTGCGCTACATCACCCGGATGAGCACCCGCCCTACCCCCTTCGGGGTCTTCTCCGGAATCGGACTCGGAGAGTTCGCCGGCCGGACCACCGCCCGTTTGGGGGCTGAGGCCCTGGCTGAGCAGCGTGTTCGACCGGATATGGGATGGCTGCTGGCCCTGATCAAGCAAGTGGAGGAGGACTCGACGCTCCTGCCGGAGCTTCGGGTCGTGGTCAATGCCTTGGCCTACCCGGCTGGCGAGCGGTTGGTCTTGCCCTGTTCCGATGTCTATGGACAGGAGGACCGGCGTGCGGCCCGCGTACGCGCCTCAACTGCGGTGTCCGCGGTTCTGGAACTGGCCGCCACCCCGCTCCCGTACCGATCCCTCATGGCGGGACTCAACGAGCGGTTCCCTGAGGTGGGGCTTTCGCAGGTGGAAGCCTTCCTGCGGGAACTGGTCGGCCTCAACTTCCTCATCAGTGACCTGCGACCTCCGGTGACCCTGGCACGCCCTGAGGAGCATGTTCTCGACCGCCTCGCCGAGGTGCCTGCGGCCTCGACGTTGGCGATGCGGCTGCGGGAGGTGTCCATGCTCGGGAAGAAAATGACGCGTGGGGACACTGCGACGCTGCGAGAACTGCGAGCCAAGCAACGGGAACTGGTCGCCGGCCGGGATCGGCAGCCATTCCAGCTGGACGCTCGGCTCGACCTCCCCGAGAAGTGTCTCAACGAGCGCGTGGCCATTGAGGTGGCCGATGCCGTGGGTTGCCTGTCCATGCTCAGCCAGGCGGCGGGCGGAGATTACCACCACCTGGCGCAATACCACTCGGCCTTCCTGGAGCGCTACGGCACCGACGTCATGGTTCCCGTCCTGGAGGTACTCAGCCCGGAAGGTGGGCTGGACGCCCCGGAGGGATACACCCGACCGCCACGCGCTTTCCCCCTGCCCGATGTCCCCCAGCCCGACGGATCAGCTCGCAGCCGGGTTCTGATGGCACTGGCGGCCCGAGCCTGGCGCAACGGTGACAGCGAAGTCGAGCTTACGGACGATCTGCTCGCCGAACTGACAGCCGATGCTGCGGACACCGGGAGGACACTGCCGGCGGCGCCGGCGATAGACGCCTATGTGCAGCTGCAGGCAGCCGATCCTTCCAGCCTTGACGCAGGCCGTTGGCGGGCGGTCCTCAACACGGACGGCCTGGCCATGGGAGGCCGGACCTTCGGTCGGTTCTTCGACCTGCTGGGTGCGGACGGCGTCACTAAGCTGCGTGAGTACGCGCTGGCCCGGGAGGCACTGGAGCCCGACGTCGTCCATGCAGAGGTGGCATACCTCCCGCCGGATGGACGGAGCGGCAACGTCACTGTCCGACCCGGACTGCACCAGTACGAGATACCGGTGAACGTGACGCCTTCAGTCGAGGCCGACGACGTCATCAACCTCTCGGATGTCTTCGTCTACGCCACGGACGAGGGCCTGCGTCTGTACTCTGCCCGGCTCGGCAGGGAACTAGTGGCTGTGCAGAACCACATGCTCGCCCCGTTCGCCGCCCCGAATGTCTGCCGATTCATGCTGGAGGTCTCGCAGTCCCGGTGGTCCAGCCCGGCGGGATTCGACTGGGGGCCGGTCGAGGGTGCCCCGTTCCTGCCACGAGTGACACGGGGCAAGGTGGTCCTGCGTCCTGCGGAATGGACGCTCCCCCCTGCCGCGCCGGATCGGGCGAACCCCCGCTCCCTGCACACCACCCAGGACGTGGCACGGTGGCGCGCGGACTGGGCGGTGCCGCGCCATGTCTACCTCGCCGACCATGACAACAGGCTGCTTCTCGATCTGGACCACCCTCTCTGCGTGAAGGAACTGCTGAGCGAGCTCCGAAGTGCCACCGGCACGGTGTCGATTCAGGAGATGCTGCCCGGGCTGGAGGAGCTGTGGCTTCGGGACGAGGACGGGCGTGGCTACCTCTCAGAGGTGGTCATCCCCTTGATCACTCGTGCCGCCGCCGTGCGGCCTGCGCCGGAGCAGGTGCCCGCACGGCTGATGGTGAGTACCGAGCCCGCTACTGATCGGCATCTTCCGGGATCACGATGGTCCTTCCTGAAGTTGTACGCGGCAAAGGATGTCCACGACGAGATCGTCGTGAACCATCTGCGCAAGTTCGTTACGGAGCTGCGCACGACGGGTGAAGCGGACCGGTGGTTCTACATCCGCTATGCCGACCCCATGCCGCATCTGCGGATACGGATCCGGGCCGGAAGCGACCAGGGTGCGGGCCGGGTTCTGACCCGTCTGATGGAATGGGGCAGGGATCTGGTGGAGCGGGGTATTGCCTCCGATCTCCAGGTCGCGGCCTACCATCCGGAAATCGGGCGATACGGAGGCCCGGCGGCATTCGATCCCATCGAGCGGCTGTTTGAAGCCGGGAGCGACCTGAGCTCCGAGCTGCTCTCCATGCTCTGGCACAAGAGCATCGACGCAGACCCTGACCTCGTGACCATCGCCGCGGTAGACGCTCTCTACGCGCAGTGGGGTCTCGATGTCCCCCAACGACTGGCCGCCACCCACACCCCGCTGGAGGACCTGGCGGCCCGCGACCGCTACCGTGCCCAACGGGACTACCTGTGCACGCTGCTGCAGCCCGAGAGCCGCCGTCCGCATGCGCGTGGGCGGGCCCACCACGGCCTGCTCGCTCCGGTCTTCGCCAGACACGCCGCTGCCGCGGCACGAGCGGCATCGGCGGTCGCTGAGGCCGAGGCAGCAGGCGTCCTGCGCGGCAGTCGCGACAGCATCTTGTCGAGCCTGGCGCACATGCAGGTCAACCGGCTCATGCCCATCGACCGCGCCGCGGAGGAACGCTGCTACCTGGTCTGGCGCCAGACCCTGCGCTGTCTGCGGGGCAGGCCGGCATGA
- a CDS encoding ABC transporter ATP-binding protein, which translates to MSAPIPSPTAAQQMAQNRNTSRGGAYWLSVVREFWRLSPLRVTGMTGLTWLSALFPAVQIALTASAVQGVADVAGGTPDAMNSVIFAATAMVVLAVTSHLIGAAVQYLGTLLELEFTTKIGEQVMLKGTQMDLQTYEDAHSYDRLQRALRESGGGTAFQIFDEMVRTVTSAISLVSVSAVLLAWNPWIALVIIISPVPALIAHIVFSKRGYEIEYDRTQDRRRTNYYQSLTTTDSSFKEVKLYQLGPYFVERYRILVNQFFRVDRALARRQQGWAAGMGLLSVLISSSALVFALFDTADTGRMGELAGYLAAIGAVQAAASGLLMGFATLYQSTLFVGDLFDYLRLPDNGISGGSRAFPEKLKKGIEFRNVSFRYPGTDVTALEDFSCFIPAGTCCALVGQNGAGKSTVVKLLSRLYAPTSGQILIDDIPIEEYDTDDLQRNIGVVFQDFIRYEMTARENIGFGRVEDMTNAGRVRTAAAASGADAVISRLPDGYDTILGRHFEDGRQLSGGQWQKMAISRAFMRSAPIAILDEPTASIDAEAESEIFAGLRDLYGKATSLVISHRFSTVRIADKIMVLDGGKLIEDGSHDELMKAGGTYAYLFSLQAEAYLADG; encoded by the coding sequence ATGAGCGCACCGATACCCTCTCCCACCGCCGCGCAACAGATGGCACAGAACCGCAACACCTCGCGTGGTGGGGCGTACTGGCTGTCCGTGGTGAGGGAGTTCTGGCGCCTCAGCCCGCTGCGCGTCACCGGTATGACCGGGCTCACGTGGCTGTCCGCCCTGTTCCCCGCGGTCCAGATCGCCCTGACGGCAAGCGCGGTGCAAGGCGTGGCCGACGTCGCCGGCGGCACGCCGGACGCGATGAATTCCGTGATCTTCGCCGCCACTGCCATGGTCGTCCTCGCCGTCACCAGCCATCTGATCGGCGCAGCGGTGCAGTATCTCGGCACCCTGCTGGAGCTGGAGTTCACCACCAAGATCGGTGAACAGGTCATGCTCAAAGGTACCCAGATGGACCTGCAGACATATGAGGATGCCCATTCCTACGACCGGCTCCAACGGGCCCTCAGAGAGAGCGGCGGGGGCACGGCTTTCCAGATCTTCGATGAAATGGTCCGCACGGTCACCTCTGCCATCTCACTGGTGTCCGTCAGTGCGGTCCTGTTGGCCTGGAACCCATGGATAGCACTGGTGATCATCATCTCGCCGGTGCCCGCACTGATCGCCCACATCGTCTTCAGCAAGCGTGGATACGAGATCGAGTACGACCGGACACAGGACAGGAGACGCACGAACTACTATCAGTCCCTGACCACCACGGACTCGTCCTTCAAGGAAGTCAAGCTCTACCAGCTGGGACCGTATTTCGTTGAGCGGTACCGGATCCTGGTCAATCAGTTCTTCCGGGTGGATCGCGCACTCGCGCGGCGCCAGCAGGGCTGGGCGGCCGGGATGGGCTTGCTGAGCGTCCTCATCTCATCGAGCGCGCTGGTCTTCGCGCTCTTCGACACCGCGGACACCGGCCGCATGGGCGAACTCGCCGGATACCTGGCGGCGATCGGCGCAGTCCAGGCCGCGGCATCCGGCTTGCTGATGGGATTCGCCACCCTGTACCAGAGCACGCTGTTCGTCGGGGACCTCTTCGACTACCTACGCCTTCCGGACAACGGAATCAGTGGCGGATCCCGCGCATTCCCCGAGAAGCTGAAAAAGGGAATCGAATTCCGGAATGTATCGTTCCGATACCCGGGCACCGACGTGACCGCACTGGAAGACTTCAGCTGCTTCATCCCGGCCGGTACGTGCTGCGCCCTGGTGGGGCAGAACGGCGCAGGGAAGAGCACCGTCGTCAAGCTCCTGTCCCGGCTCTACGCTCCGACCAGTGGCCAGATCCTCATCGACGACATACCGATCGAAGAATACGACACGGACGATCTTCAGCGGAACATAGGGGTTGTCTTCCAGGACTTCATCCGATACGAGATGACCGCCCGGGAAAACATCGGTTTCGGCCGAGTGGAAGATATGACCAACGCGGGCCGGGTGCGAACCGCAGCCGCCGCCAGTGGCGCGGATGCCGTGATCTCGCGGCTGCCGGACGGGTACGACACGATCCTTGGGCGTCATTTCGAGGACGGCAGGCAGCTGTCCGGCGGTCAGTGGCAGAAGATGGCGATCTCCCGGGCCTTCATGCGAAGTGCTCCGATCGCGATCCTGGACGAGCCTACTGCCTCCATCGACGCGGAAGCCGAGTCCGAGATATTTGCGGGACTTCGGGATCTTTACGGGAAGGCCACGTCGCTAGTGATCTCGCACCGGTTCTCCACCGTGCGCATAGCGGACAAAATCATGGTCCTGGACGGCGGGAAACTCATCGAGGACGGATCGCACGACGAACTGATGAAGGCCGGCGGAACATATGCCTACCTGTTCAGCCTCCAGGCCGAGGCATACCTGGCAGATGGCTGA
- a CDS encoding LLM class flavin-dependent oxidoreductase: MAYDLDDLARFARAVQDFGLDRLYLGQSTLVESHQAVAYLAGMGLRVPVGLSVALTPLRHPMDAAVQARSLAVLTGSEVVAGYGIGDPDFVASLRGERYASPRTAIAEYLSIMRGLLDGDAVEFRGEYFSMDDGLHQIPNPGVSLGAGLLRPKMAHTVGQTADVAITLLTPPAYLSKTLRPALREGAESVGRAVPRVATIVSAALERPSRDPRKLAYAAHESHLSGPHYAAMLRAAGLRVDPGDPWAGAKSLVEGGVFAYGTPESLSAQVAEYQLHGEDEIVLNVLGVLLTEGVDAALADLATMVHSIRGDSSIDSGVTQTLHRVH, translated from the coding sequence ATGGCTTACGATCTCGACGACCTCGCCCGGTTCGCCCGGGCCGTCCAGGACTTCGGCCTGGATCGGCTCTACCTGGGCCAGTCCACCCTCGTGGAGAGTCACCAGGCAGTCGCATACCTGGCAGGGATGGGCCTGCGCGTACCCGTTGGACTCAGCGTGGCGCTGACCCCGCTACGGCACCCGATGGACGCCGCGGTCCAGGCGCGCTCCCTGGCCGTCCTCACCGGCAGCGAGGTCGTCGCGGGATATGGGATAGGGGATCCTGACTTCGTCGCCTCGCTGCGGGGGGAACGGTACGCAAGCCCGCGAACCGCCATCGCCGAGTATCTGTCCATCATGCGGGGGCTGCTGGACGGCGATGCCGTGGAGTTTCGCGGCGAGTACTTCTCCATGGATGACGGCCTCCACCAGATACCGAATCCCGGCGTCTCCCTCGGAGCGGGACTGCTGCGTCCGAAGATGGCGCATACGGTCGGTCAGACCGCAGACGTCGCCATCACCCTCCTCACTCCGCCGGCTTACCTCTCGAAGACCCTGCGGCCCGCTCTGCGAGAAGGCGCGGAATCCGTCGGACGTGCGGTGCCACGAGTCGCCACGATCGTCTCAGCCGCGTTGGAGCGACCGTCCCGGGATCCTCGAAAGCTGGCCTACGCGGCCCATGAGTCCCACCTTTCCGGCCCTCACTATGCGGCCATGCTGCGCGCCGCCGGCCTCAGGGTGGATCCAGGCGATCCCTGGGCTGGGGCCAAGTCGTTGGTGGAAGGCGGAGTATTTGCCTATGGCACACCCGAGAGCCTCTCTGCACAGGTCGCCGAGTACCAGCTCCACGGGGAGGATGAGATAGTCCTCAATGTCCTCGGCGTTCTTCTCACCGAAGGAGTCGATGCCGCGCTGGCCGACCTCGCAACCATGGTGCACTCCATCAGGGGAGACAGCAGCATTGATTCCGGCGTGACCCAAACCCTCCACCGAGTTCACTAG
- a CDS encoding sensor histidine kinase, with product MGLSAGTVVLGVADAVTARHVSDFGLLADDLWVEVAIAGVLGLLLLFRRFWPLPVAAAVIVGDLLAYAPAALALAMFTVARQVRPPAWLWGTVGTALVLHALAMGCPCAGVASRTVSQLLGFVAVPALAGLYLRTRHELAGLIAEENRERAIVQERSRIAKEMHDVVAHRVSHMVLRAGAIEVAADRGTAWVAQEACAIADTGREAVEELHTILGVLSTGSTAPAPRAPQPTLENLPDLVTDAQAIGLPTTLTMQGTAPDELPPDTQRTVYRLVQEALTNAAKYAPGARTRVSLERLPGAVRLDIVNERPPQRGTSPLPSGGFGLIGMRERVDLLGGTFHSGATPEGGFRVQAYIPVTGPAHAPHKESAP from the coding sequence GTGGGACTGAGTGCGGGCACCGTCGTACTCGGTGTAGCGGACGCCGTCACCGCACGCCATGTCTCCGATTTCGGTCTCCTCGCCGACGACCTCTGGGTCGAAGTCGCGATCGCCGGCGTTCTCGGCCTTCTCCTGCTGTTCCGCCGCTTCTGGCCCCTTCCTGTGGCAGCGGCGGTGATCGTCGGGGACTTGCTCGCGTACGCACCGGCCGCCCTCGCCCTGGCCATGTTCACCGTTGCCAGGCAGGTCCGCCCCCCTGCCTGGCTGTGGGGCACCGTCGGCACAGCCTTGGTGCTGCACGCGCTCGCCATGGGCTGCCCGTGCGCAGGCGTGGCCAGCCGTACGGTCTCCCAACTGCTCGGATTCGTGGCAGTGCCGGCACTCGCGGGGCTGTACCTGCGAACCCGCCACGAACTGGCTGGGCTGATCGCTGAGGAGAACCGCGAGCGGGCCATTGTGCAGGAGCGCTCCCGGATCGCCAAGGAGATGCACGACGTCGTTGCCCACCGGGTCAGCCATATGGTGCTGCGGGCCGGCGCGATCGAAGTGGCCGCCGACCGGGGCACCGCCTGGGTGGCCCAAGAAGCCTGCGCCATCGCCGACACTGGACGCGAGGCCGTCGAGGAGCTCCACACCATCCTCGGCGTGCTCTCCACCGGCTCCACAGCCCCAGCGCCCCGGGCCCCCCAGCCCACACTGGAGAACCTCCCGGACCTCGTCACCGACGCCCAGGCGATCGGCCTGCCTACCACCCTGACCATGCAGGGCACGGCTCCCGACGAACTCCCGCCAGACACACAGCGCACTGTGTACCGGCTGGTCCAAGAGGCGCTCACCAACGCCGCGAAATACGCACCCGGCGCCCGCACCCGCGTCAGTCTCGAACGCCTCCCGGGCGCCGTGCGGCTGGACATCGTCAACGAACGGCCCCCGCAGCGCGGCACGTCCCCCCTCCCCAGCGGCGGGTTCGGCCTCATCGGCATGCGGGAACGCGTTGACTTGCTCGGCGGCACCTTCCACTCCGGCGCCACTCCCGAAGGCGGCTTTCGGGTACAGGCATACATCCCGGTCACCGGACCGGCACACGCACCCCACAAGGAGTCGGCCCCTTGA
- a CDS encoding response regulator codes for MITILISDDDAVVRAGLRTILESADDITVIGEAADGEDALTQARALTPEVVLMDIRMPRLDGLTATRRLTTMPDPPKVIILTTFTLDEYVDEAVQAGASGYLRKDTQPRDLIHAVRSVAAGDAVLSPSVTRRVLSTAHTARPAVDPALRARLGTLTPREREVLVLVGQGLSNASISATLFMSESTVKAHVSNVLSKLGADNRVQAAILSHQAGLTNE; via the coding sequence TTGATCACCATCCTGATCTCCGACGACGACGCCGTGGTCCGCGCCGGACTGCGCACCATCCTGGAGTCAGCCGACGACATCACTGTCATCGGCGAGGCCGCCGACGGCGAGGACGCCCTCACCCAGGCCCGGGCCCTCACCCCCGAAGTCGTACTCATGGACATCCGCATGCCCCGCCTCGACGGCCTGACCGCCACGCGACGTCTGACCACCATGCCCGATCCGCCCAAGGTGATCATCCTGACCACCTTCACCCTCGACGAATACGTCGACGAGGCCGTACAGGCCGGCGCCTCGGGCTATCTCCGCAAGGACACCCAGCCCAGAGACCTCATCCACGCCGTACGCAGCGTCGCTGCCGGAGACGCAGTGCTGTCCCCCTCCGTCACCCGGCGAGTCCTCTCCACCGCTCATACCGCCAGACCAGCCGTCGACCCCGCCCTGCGCGCACGCCTCGGCACCCTGACCCCGCGCGAACGGGAAGTCCTCGTCCTGGTCGGCCAAGGACTGTCCAACGCCTCTATCTCCGCCACCTTGTTCATGTCGGAATCCACTGTGAAAGCCCACGTCAGCAACGTGCTGTCCAAACTCGGTGCCGACAACCGCGTCCAGGCCGCGATCCTCTCCCACCAAGCGGGACTCACCAACGAGTGA